Proteins from a single region of Rhodovibrio salinarum DSM 9154:
- a CDS encoding DegT/DnrJ/EryC1/StrS family aminotransferase, with the protein MPPSATMSPTPGADEPIPLFDPRRQYQRLQTEIDARVAAVLAHGAYVNGPEIAELEDALCRSTGATACVACANGTDALVMSLLAHGIGPGDAVFVPAFTYVATAGAVRLAGATPVFCDVLEATANLDPTDLDRQAARVRKSGTLRLRAVLPVDLYGLPADYAGVQSVADDHDLLVIADAAQSMGAAREGVAVGALAPTTTVSFFPTKPLGCAGDGGAILTSDGALAERLRLLRTHGTDASRTAVALGMNNRLDTLQAAILLAKLPHLTTERAHREQLAQRYDDLLAKAVEPAPRDPGCTSAWALYTLRSERRDAIQQALSDQQIGAGVYYHAPVHLHPAYQAFGDGPGSLPVSERLAARVLSLPLTAEMTEAQVTRVAQAVCAAVAG; encoded by the coding sequence ATGCCCCCTTCCGCCACCATGTCGCCCACCCCCGGCGCCGACGAGCCAATCCCGCTGTTCGACCCGCGCAGGCAATACCAACGCCTGCAGACGGAGATCGACGCGCGGGTCGCGGCGGTGCTGGCGCATGGCGCCTACGTCAACGGCCCCGAAATCGCCGAGCTGGAAGATGCGCTGTGCCGCAGCACCGGCGCGACGGCGTGCGTCGCCTGCGCCAACGGCACCGACGCGCTGGTGATGAGCCTGCTGGCCCACGGGATCGGCCCGGGCGATGCGGTGTTCGTCCCCGCCTTCACCTATGTCGCCACCGCCGGCGCCGTCCGCCTTGCCGGCGCTACACCAGTGTTCTGCGACGTGCTGGAAGCGACCGCGAACCTGGATCCAACCGACCTCGACCGGCAAGCGGCGCGGGTGCGCAAGAGCGGGACCCTGAGACTGCGGGCGGTGCTGCCCGTCGATCTGTACGGCCTGCCCGCCGACTACGCTGGGGTGCAATCGGTCGCCGACGATCATGATCTGCTGGTGATCGCCGACGCCGCGCAGTCGATGGGCGCCGCACGCGAAGGCGTGGCGGTCGGCGCGCTCGCACCCACGACGACAGTCTCCTTCTTCCCGACCAAGCCGCTCGGGTGCGCGGGCGACGGCGGTGCGATCCTGACCAGCGACGGCGCGCTGGCCGAGCGACTACGACTGCTGCGCACCCACGGCACGGATGCCAGTCGCACCGCCGTCGCACTCGGCATGAACAACCGGCTGGACACGCTGCAAGCGGCAATCCTGCTGGCCAAGCTGCCGCATCTGACGACCGAGCGGGCGCACCGCGAGCAGCTTGCCCAACGCTACGACGACCTGCTGGCGAAGGCCGTCGAGCCCGCGCCGCGGGACCCTGGCTGCACCAGCGCCTGGGCGCTCTACACCCTGCGCAGCGAGCGGCGCGACGCCATCCAGCAAGCGCTCTCCGACCAGCAGATCGGGGCGGGCGTCTACTATCATGCGCCCGTGCACCTGCATCCGGCCTACCAGGCGTTCGGCGACGGCCCCGGCAGCCTACCGGTCAGCGAGCGGCTGGCGGCGCGCGTTCTGAGCCTGCCGCTGACCGCCGAGATGACGGAGGCCCAGGTGACGCGCGTCGCCCAGGCGGTGTGCGCGGCGGTGGCCGGTTGA